One window of Amaranthus tricolor cultivar Red isolate AtriRed21 chromosome 11, ASM2621246v1, whole genome shotgun sequence genomic DNA carries:
- the LOC130826877 gene encoding probable protein phosphatase 2C 4: MGNGIGKIGICFTGSSQDRQSNKHELGMYVDQYDEGLGHSFCYVRPDPARFSNPTSSKIHSEESAAGVSIFRSISGASVSANTSTPLSTTFSTDLTATSATTAFFESSTSFASVPLQPIPRGSSINSGPLSGPISIDRGFMSGPLERGGFLSGPLDRAGPALFSGPLDRSLSVQGNWPGLGLGFGLKPKKKPGSLIRGLKHAISKSFSQNSVAPAKVNASVGQDNWVVGGPTSGTGLGPDGSGSLNTSSDMSIDESDNSWENQNLQWAQGKAGEDRVHVIVSEERGWVFVGIYDGFNGPDATDFLLSNLYTNVQKELKGLLWDDNSKFDSSSSSSTLPNNSSSSETSSSNSNSSRSSIDIESYEYNGESSSINVVDSTLNCGKKGRNSSKSKFKSATKKWEENQRRWKCEWDRERIELDRRLKEQWNSRNDLEGRSSTNTHSDVLKALSIALKKTEDSYLDIADKMMDENPELALMGSCVLGMLMKGEDVYLMNVGDSRAVLAQNKETDIRIGKVDQDLERINEESMFDFEVPDGVKPSLTTLQLTVDHSTCDEEEVQRIWEEHPDDAFAIVNDRVKGSLKVTRAFGAGFLKQPKWNNALLEMFSIDYVGTSPYISCQPFLYHHRLGPKDQFLILSSDGLYQYFTNEEVVAEVELFISVYPEGDPAQHLVEEVLFRAAKKAGMDFHELLEIPQGDRRRYHDDVSIIIISFEGRIWRSCV, from the exons ATGGGTAATGGAATCGGGAAAATCGGAATATGTTTCACGGGCTCAAGCCAGGATCGCCAGTCTAATAAGCATGAACTTGGTATGTACGTGGACCAATACGATGAAGGATTAGGTCATTCTTTCTGCTACGTTCGACCCGACCCAGCCCGTTTTTCTAATCCCACTTCGTCGAAGATCCATTCAGAGGAATCCGCTGCCGGAGTTTCAATTTTCCGGTCAATATCTGGAGCATCTGTTTCGGCGAACACTTCAACGCCGTTATCAACAACTTTCTCGACGGACCTTACTGCCACGTCAGCAACCACCGCTTTTTTTGAAAGTTCTACTTCGTTTGCTTCGGTCCCACTTCAGCCCATCCCCCGTGGATCATCCATCAATTCAGGCCCTCTTTCAGGCCCAATTAGTATCGATCGTGGGTTTATGTCTGGACCCCTTGAACGAGGCGGGTTTTTATCCGGGCCACTTGATCGAGCTGGTCCCGCCCTCTTCTCCGGTCCTCTTGACCGGAGTTTATCAGTACAAGGAAATTGGCCCGGGCTTGGTCTTGGGTTCGGGCTAAAGCCAAAGAAGAAACCCGGGTCTTTGATACGTGGTCTTAAACATGCGATCTCGAAAAGTTTTAGTCAAAACTCAGTTGCTCCTGCTAAAGTTAATGCCTCTGTCGGGCAGGATAATTGGGTTGTTGGTGGGCCTACTTCCGGGACAGGGCTTGGACCCGATGGAAGTGGTAGTTTGAATACGAGTTCTGATATGAGCATAGATGAGAGTGATAATTCATGGGAAAATCAAAATCTCCAATGGGCACAAGGAAAAGCAGGGGAAGATCGAGTACATGTGATTGTATCCGAAGAACGTGGGTGGGTTTTTGTTGGTATTTATGATGGATTCAACGGCCCAGATGCAACTGACTTTTTACTATCCAATTTATACACAAACGTTCAAAAAGAACTTAAAGGTTTATTATGGGATGATAATAGTAAGTTtgattcatcatcttcttcatcaactTTACCAAATAATAGTTCATCTTCTGAAACTAGTagtagtaatagtaatagtagtAGAAGTAGTATAGATATTGAAAGCTATGAATATAATGGTGAAAGTAGTAGTATAAATGTTGTGGATTCAACTCTTAATTGTGGCAAAAAAGGAAGGAATTCATCAAAGAGTAAATTTAAAAGTGCAACAAAGAAATGGGAAGAAAATCAAAGGAGATGGAAGTGTGAATGGGATAGAGAAAGAATAGAACTTGATAGAAGATTAAAAGAGCAATGGAATAGTAGAAATGATTTAGAGGGTAGAAGTAGTACTAATACTCATTCAGATGTTTTGAAGGCATTATCTATTGCGTTGAAAAAGACAGAGGATTCATATTTAGATATTGCTGATAAGATGATGGATGAAAATCCTGAGTTAGCTTTGATGGGTTCTTGTGTTCTTGGTATGTTAATGAAAGGTGAGGATGTTTATTTGATGAATGTTGGTGATAGTAGAGCTGTTTTGGCTCAAAATAAAGAGACTGATATTAGAATTGGTAAAGTTGATCAAGATTTGGaaaggatcaatgaggaatCTATGTTCGATTTCGAAGTCCCCGATGGTGTCAAACCTAGTCTTACAACTTTGCAACTTACAGTGGATCATAGTACTTGTGATGAAGAG GAAGTGCAAAGAATTTGGGAAGAACACCCAGATGATGCATTTGCTATCGTTAATGATCGTGTTAAAGGTTCATTGAAGGTCACACGAGCGTTTGGTGCTGGTTTTCTCAAACAG CCTAAATGGAATAATGCACTGTTAGAGATGTTCAGCATCGACTACGTGGGGACTTCACCATATATCAGTTGCCAACCGTTTCTTTATCACCATAGATTAGGTCCGAAGGATCAGTTCTTAATATTATCCTCTGACGGTTTATATCAGTACTTCACAAACGAGGAAGTAGTTGCCGAAGTGGAGCTCTTCATCTCAGTGTACCCAGAAGGTGATCCGGCTCAACATCTGGTTGAGGAAGTCTTATTTCGTGCAGCTAAGAAAGCTG GAATGGATTTCCATGAGTTGCTAGAAATACCACAAGGTGATCGTCGTAGGTATCATGACGATGTATCGATCATTATCATATCGTTCGAAGGCAGGATATGGAGATCATGTGTATAA
- the LOC130826879 gene encoding epsin-3-like, with the protein MSRQSFFEFRKQASFYIKEKIKTVRLVLTDVSPAQLMTEEATNSNPWSPDTRTLGLISRAAFEVDDYWRIVEILHNKLSKFDKKNWRESYNALMVLEHLLTHGPESFAEEFQTDKSIISNMENFLLVDERGFNWGLVVRKKSERVLMLLEKGSLLKEERENARKLTREIKGFGSFSNKTTSQHTESTFGRSHSQFNEHGNEHNFDKKISFDQPRLIILGKDNVNDEKPRIVKRILKENKAPKNDIWKGDLHVWKINLEEKNSLLDEQNGGLLIEDDEHPFNDNVEHSRMSLLAAAKHD; encoded by the exons ATGAGCAGACAATCTTTCTTTGAATTCAGAAAACAAGCTTCTTTTTACATCAAGGAGAAGATTAAAACTGTTAGATTGGTTCTTACTGATGTCTCTCCAGCTCAACT GATGACAGAAGAAGCCACGAATTCGAATCCATGGTCACCGGATACTCGAACCCTTGGATTAATATCAAGGGCTGCTTTtgaagttgatgattattggagAATTGTTGAAATTTTGCATAATAA ATTatcaaaatttgacaaaaaGAATTGGAGAGAATCATACAATGCTTTGATGGTATTAGAACACTTGCTGACTCATGGACCAGAAAGTTTTGCAGAGGAGTTTCAGACAGATAAATCAATCATCAGTAATATGGAAAATTTCCTGCTTGTAGATGAAAGAGG ATTTAACTGGGGTCTAGTTGTGAGAAAAAAATCAGAAAGAGTCCTAATGTTACTTGAAAAGGGGAGTTTACTCAAAGAAGAAAGGGAGAATGCAAGAAAGTTAACAAGAGAAATTAAAGGATTTGGCAGTTTTTCTAATAAAACAACTTCTCAGCATACAGAATCTACATTTGGTAGAAGCCATTCCCAGTTCAATGAACATGGAAATGAACacaattttgataaaaaaatcagTTTCGATCAGCCTCGATTAATCATCCTAGGCAAGGATAATGTAAATGATGAAAAACCAAGAATTGTGAAGAGAATTCTGAAGGAAAATAAAGCACCAAAAAATGATATTTGGAAAGGAGATCTACATGTTTGGAAAATTAATTTAGAGGAGAAAAATTCACTTTTAGATGAACAAAATGGTGGATTGTTGATTGAAGATGATGAGCATCCTTTTAATGATAATGTGGAACACAGCAGAATGTCATTGTTGGCTGCTGCAAAACATGATTAA